A single region of the Desulfovibrionales bacterium genome encodes:
- a CDS encoding GAF and ANTAR domain-containing protein, with product MSGDQSRSSFEKQIEALTEISSAITSDRYIEDILRLIVTVTAEAMHSKVCSLWLLDEKDKTLRLRATQSISREYLKERSLKLGEGIVGKVAATNTPRAVYNVQEEEDFKEKELARNENLVSMLSVPMAVKGRVIGVVNCYTPYPHHFSEIDKKVLITVANEAAIAIENTELMVRTRVIQEELEARKLIERAKDILIKKRGISGEEAYRWIQRRSMNTRKTMREIAEAIFLAEEA from the coding sequence ATGTCAGGTGATCAATCCAGGTCCTCTTTTGAAAAGCAGATCGAGGCCCTTACCGAGATCAGCAGCGCTATTACCTCTGATAGATACATAGAGGATATCTTGCGCCTGATTGTTACGGTAACCGCTGAAGCTATGCACTCCAAGGTTTGTTCCCTCTGGCTCCTTGATGAAAAGGACAAGACATTAAGACTGCGCGCCACTCAGAGTATTAGCCGGGAATACTTGAAAGAGCGCAGCCTGAAACTTGGCGAAGGGATTGTCGGGAAAGTAGCGGCAACCAATACGCCACGTGCCGTCTATAACGTCCAGGAAGAAGAGGATTTTAAAGAAAAAGAACTGGCCAGAAACGAAAATTTGGTATCTATGCTGAGTGTCCCCATGGCCGTCAAGGGCCGCGTTATCGGGGTTGTCAACTGTTATACGCCTTATCCCCATCATTTTTCCGAGATCGACAAGAAGGTCTTGATCACCGTGGCTAATGAAGCGGCTATTGCCATTGAAAATACTGAGTTGATGGTCCGCACCAGGGTGATTCAGGAGGAGTTGGAGGCCAGAAAACTTATCGAAAGGGCTAAAGACATATTGATAAAAAAGCGGGGCATATCCGGTGAAGAGGCTTACCGCTGGATACAGAGACGGAGCATGAATACCCGGAAGACTATGCGGGAGATCGCCGAGGCCATTTTTCTGGCTGAAGAGGCATAA
- a CDS encoding glutamine synthetase family protein, whose amino-acid sequence MPCEKCQTAEDVLRIVKDKDVSFIQIWFTDVLGILKSFAIAPSELEAALTEGMGFDGSSIEGFARIEESDMIAKPDPATFEFIPWRPQDRPTARMFCDILEPADGSPYAGDPRYAFKRALKQAADKGYTFYAGPELEFFYFESGKEPKIIDQGGYFDAPPLDIGNDLRRATIFTLQKMGIQVEYSHHEVAPSQHEIDLRYDEGLRMADKTMTYRIAVKETARSMGYYATFMPKPIFGMNGSGMHCHQSLFKGSKNAFHDAKDQYHLSSVAKHYIAGLLKHAREIIAVTNQWVNSYKRLVPGYEAPVYIAWARRNRSTMVRVPMYKPGKEQATRIEFRAPDPGCNPYLAFTVMLAAGLEGIEKKYPLAEPVEEDVYHMTPARRAELGINSLPDNLFEAIREMEKSELVRRALGDHIFDKFVENKKIEWDMYRTHVSQYEIDRYLPIL is encoded by the coding sequence ATGCCCTGCGAAAAATGTCAAACGGCAGAAGATGTCTTGCGCATCGTGAAGGACAAGGATGTCAGTTTTATTCAGATATGGTTTACTGACGTGCTTGGAATACTCAAGAGCTTTGCTATTGCGCCGTCAGAACTGGAAGCGGCCTTAACGGAGGGAATGGGTTTTGATGGGTCATCCATCGAAGGTTTTGCCCGCATCGAAGAAAGTGACATGATTGCCAAACCGGATCCTGCCACCTTTGAGTTTATCCCCTGGAGGCCCCAGGATAGGCCTACGGCCCGGATGTTTTGCGACATACTGGAGCCGGCGGACGGCAGTCCCTATGCCGGCGACCCCAGGTATGCCTTCAAGCGGGCCCTCAAGCAGGCCGCAGACAAAGGTTATACCTTTTATGCCGGTCCGGAGCTGGAGTTCTTCTACTTTGAATCCGGCAAAGAGCCGAAGATAATTGATCAGGGCGGGTATTTCGACGCACCCCCGCTTGACATAGGGAATGATCTCCGCCGGGCAACCATATTTACATTGCAGAAGATGGGTATCCAGGTGGAGTACAGCCACCATGAAGTGGCCCCAAGTCAGCATGAGATCGATCTTCGTTACGATGAAGGCCTGCGTATGGCCGATAAGACCATGACTTACCGGATTGCGGTGAAAGAAACGGCCCGTTCTATGGGTTACTACGCTACTTTTATGCCAAAGCCTATCTTTGGTATGAACGGCAGCGGGATGCATTGCCATCAGTCCCTTTTCAAGGGATCCAAGAATGCCTTCCATGATGCCAAAGACCAATATCACCTGTCCAGTGTGGCCAAACATTATATCGCGGGACTGCTCAAGCACGCGCGGGAGATTATTGCTGTAACCAATCAGTGGGTGAATTCTTATAAGCGGTTGGTGCCCGGTTATGAGGCCCCGGTTTATATTGCCTGGGCCCGCCGCAATCGTTCCACCATGGTGCGTGTGCCCATGTACAAACCCGGCAAGGAGCAGGCTACAAGAATTGAGTTTCGCGCTCCTGATCCGGGCTGTAACCCGTATCTGGCCTTTACAGTGATGCTGGCGGCCGGCCTTGAAGGTATAGAAAAGAAGTATCCTCTGGCTGAACCGGTAGAAGAGGATGTTTATCATATGACACCGGCCAGAAGGGCTGAATTGGGCATTAACTCCCTGCCCGATAATCTCTTCGAGGCTATCCGGGAGATGGAAAAGAGTGAGTTAGTGCGCAGGGCCTTGGGAGACCATATCTTTGACAAATTTGTAGAAAATAAAAAGATTGAGTGGGATATGTACCGCACCCATGTAAGTCAGTATGAAATAGACAGGTACCTGCCGATACTCTAA
- a CDS encoding ABC-F family ATP-binding cassette domain-containing protein, producing MISVENISKSYGSYVLFEEAGFKINPKEKVGLVGRNGHGKTTLFRLIKKEELPDSGAIIIPRLYRIGCVEQHINFTEDTVLKEGMRGLVEDEKEHFWKVEKILAGLGFSLTNLKLNPLELSGGFQVRLNLAKVLVSRPDLLLLDEPTNYLDITSIRWVERFLAGWPGEIMLITHDRGFMDKIVTHTLGIHRKKIRKITGDTEKYYTQIAQDEEIYEKTRVNDEKRRKEIELFISRFRAKARLANMVQSRVKTLNKTEKKDKLERIKTLDFSFRSAPYRGKRILSTSNISFSYDQNTTLIKEFDITIGARDRVCVIGKNGKGKTTLLKILAGALPPQSGQVDYNPASLKGFFEQTNVNHLIDSRTIEEEILYAHHDIDRQTARNVCGVMMFEGDSALKKIGVLSGGEKSRVLLGKLLATPVNLLLLDEPTNHLDMDSCDALLAALDSFEGAVVMVTHNEMFLHALAERLIVFQDENAHVFEGTYQQFLEKEGWKEEKDLVKNIPASDDSLEPGSKLNKKGLRRLRSEIITEKSKTLKPLEQRIAKIENKIEALEKELTEYTEAMQRASEENTGEKIVELSQAIYASQTSIDRLFDELETHSEELNEKSALFENRLKQLEIPEGEKE from the coding sequence ATGATAAGCGTAGAAAATATTTCAAAAAGTTACGGCAGTTACGTCCTTTTTGAAGAGGCCGGCTTCAAGATAAACCCTAAAGAGAAGGTCGGCCTTGTCGGACGAAACGGCCACGGGAAAACAACTCTATTCAGGCTGATAAAAAAGGAAGAACTTCCCGATTCCGGCGCCATAATTATACCCAGGCTCTACCGTATCGGCTGCGTTGAACAGCATATCAACTTTACTGAAGATACCGTTCTTAAAGAAGGCATGCGGGGTCTTGTAGAAGATGAAAAAGAGCATTTCTGGAAAGTTGAAAAAATCCTGGCCGGACTCGGATTTTCCTTAACCAACTTAAAACTGAATCCCCTTGAGCTTTCCGGAGGATTCCAGGTGCGCCTCAATCTCGCCAAGGTGCTTGTATCCCGACCGGATCTTTTGCTCTTAGACGAGCCCACAAACTATCTCGATATAACCTCGATACGCTGGGTTGAACGCTTTCTTGCCGGCTGGCCGGGGGAGATCATGCTTATCACCCACGACAGGGGGTTTATGGATAAAATAGTAACCCATACCCTCGGAATACATCGTAAAAAAATCCGGAAAATTACCGGAGACACAGAGAAATATTACACTCAGATCGCACAGGACGAGGAAATATACGAAAAAACACGCGTCAACGATGAAAAGCGCAGGAAAGAGATCGAGCTTTTTATAAGCCGGTTCAGGGCAAAGGCAAGGCTCGCGAATATGGTGCAATCGAGGGTAAAGACCTTAAACAAAACCGAGAAAAAGGATAAATTGGAAAGGATCAAAACCCTTGACTTCTCCTTCAGGAGCGCCCCTTACCGCGGAAAGCGCATTCTTAGCACAAGCAATATATCCTTCTCATATGATCAAAATACAACCCTTATCAAGGAGTTCGATATCACCATCGGAGCCCGTGACAGGGTCTGCGTTATCGGGAAAAACGGAAAGGGTAAAACAACTCTTCTAAAAATTCTTGCCGGCGCCCTTCCTCCCCAAAGCGGACAGGTCGATTATAATCCGGCTTCGCTAAAAGGTTTTTTTGAACAAACCAATGTAAACCACCTTATAGACAGCCGAACGATAGAAGAAGAAATTCTCTATGCCCACCATGATATCGACAGACAGACTGCAAGAAACGTTTGCGGAGTCATGATGTTCGAAGGAGATTCCGCCTTAAAGAAAATCGGAGTCTTATCGGGCGGCGAAAAGAGCAGGGTGCTTCTGGGTAAACTCCTTGCGACCCCTGTCAATCTGCTTCTTCTTGATGAACCGACAAACCATCTTGACATGGACTCATGCGATGCCCTGCTTGCGGCCCTTGATAGTTTTGAAGGCGCAGTAGTAATGGTAACCCACAATGAGATGTTTCTCCATGCCCTTGCCGAACGTCTGATTGTATTCCAGGACGAAAATGCGCATGTTTTCGAAGGAACCTACCAGCAGTTCCTTGAGAAGGAAGGATGGAAAGAAGAAAAAGACCTTGTAAAAAACATTCCTGCCTCTGACGACAGCCTTGAACCGGGCTCAAAATTAAACAAGAAGGGGCTTCGCCGTCTTCGCTCCGAAATAATCACGGAAAAGTCCAAGACATTAAAACCGCTCGAGCAAAGAATCGCGAAAATAGAAAACAAAATCGAGGCCCTCGAAAAAGAGCTTACTGAATACACTGAAGCCATGCAGAGGGCATCGGAAGAAAATACCGGCGAGAAAATTGTTGAACTTTCACAGGCTATTTACGCCTCCCAGACATCAATAGACAGGCTTTTTGACGAACTGGAAACTCATTCGGAAGAATTAAATGAAAAAAGCGCACTTTTTGAAAACAGGCTGAAACAGCTTGAAATACCCGAAGGCGAAAAAGAATAA
- a CDS encoding DUF262 domain-containing protein: MQDYERKAVPEVVEEINRRYFLPDIQRNFVWKPEQVYTLFDSIMRDYPISTFLFWKQSGAFLRKEKIKKLEFVKTSKEQNKENTEISSAKEYFLVLDGQQRLTTFYLILKGNYIIRNNPYDLYFNVLSGEEEQEDGILFEFKFFNSNKGVDFIEDNGEKKLWYKVKDIYDLNISQIFSELTTISKKIKDSYALDLSDSQKNNIARLCQYLKAEKIIYYYPEVEQNYDKVLDIFVRTNSGGTQLSYSDLLFSTIKSKWSDAREKFDALLTGINANDRYKFSNDFVLKTALVMYAKSNEEVRYKTKNFKSTLIDNLKTDWKSIEKAITLCVDLLQDKIFLTSYKTIPSNNAIIPIIYWIFKNGRKGFGHAANCISDTEITQMRLWLTKALLSGIFGGQADTILYKCKETMDSKKAKLFPSEELEKKINAETKKSMKLDSDILDNVKYSSSDSYLVLSICYGGSINFQPRMKGNLPEQDHIFSQSELGKAKIPENKINSIFNLRYIGSSENKIKSKTPFAEWIKSLGGNEDELKKHLIPKGNWNVNNYDEFLVARKKLIEGRFQY; the protein is encoded by the coding sequence GTGCAAGACTATGAAAGAAAGGCAGTACCTGAAGTTGTTGAAGAAATAAACAGGAGATATTTTCTTCCCGACATTCAGCGCAATTTTGTCTGGAAACCTGAACAAGTTTACACGCTCTTTGATTCAATCATGCGCGATTATCCGATTAGCACATTTTTATTTTGGAAGCAAAGCGGGGCATTTCTGAGAAAAGAAAAAATCAAGAAACTCGAATTTGTTAAAACAAGCAAGGAGCAAAACAAAGAAAATACCGAGATAAGTTCCGCAAAGGAATATTTTCTTGTCTTGGATGGCCAACAGCGGCTTACGACTTTTTATCTTATTCTCAAGGGCAACTACATAATCCGGAATAATCCATATGACCTCTATTTTAATGTCCTGAGCGGAGAGGAGGAGCAAGAGGACGGCATTCTTTTTGAGTTTAAATTCTTCAATAGCAACAAAGGAGTGGACTTTATTGAAGATAACGGCGAGAAGAAACTCTGGTATAAGGTCAAGGATATTTATGATTTGAACATCTCGCAGATTTTTAGTGAGCTGACTACAATCTCAAAGAAAATAAAGGACAGTTATGCCTTAGACCTTTCAGATAGCCAAAAGAACAATATCGCCCGCCTTTGTCAATATTTGAAGGCAGAGAAGATTATCTACTACTATCCAGAAGTAGAGCAGAATTACGATAAAGTCTTGGATATTTTCGTGAGAACAAACTCGGGCGGTACACAGCTATCATATTCAGATCTTCTGTTCTCAACAATCAAGTCAAAATGGTCAGATGCGCGAGAAAAGTTTGACGCGTTATTAACGGGTATAAACGCCAATGACAGATATAAATTCTCTAATGACTTTGTGCTGAAGACAGCTCTGGTCATGTATGCAAAAAGCAACGAGGAAGTAAGGTATAAAACTAAGAACTTCAAATCGACTCTGATAGACAATTTGAAAACAGATTGGAAATCAATTGAAAAAGCTATCACGCTCTGTGTCGATCTGCTGCAGGACAAAATATTTCTTACCAGTTATAAAACCATACCAAGTAATAATGCAATAATCCCTATTATTTATTGGATATTCAAAAATGGCCGCAAGGGCTTCGGCCATGCGGCTAATTGCATCTCAGACACTGAGATAACCCAAATGCGTCTCTGGCTTACTAAAGCTCTGTTGTCGGGTATCTTCGGCGGCCAAGCAGATACAATCTTATATAAATGCAAGGAAACAATGGATAGCAAAAAAGCCAAATTGTTTCCATCCGAAGAACTTGAAAAGAAGATTAATGCTGAAACAAAGAAGAGTATGAAATTAGACTCCGATATTCTGGATAACGTCAAATATTCCTCGTCGGATAGTTACTTAGTCCTCTCAATTTGCTATGGCGGCTCGATTAACTTTCAGCCCCGAATGAAAGGAAATCTACCTGAACAAGATCATATTTTTTCGCAGTCTGAATTAGGCAAAGCAAAAATCCCAGAAAATAAGATCAATAGTATTTTCAATCTCAGATACATAGGCAGCAGCGAAAATAAAATTAAGTCAAAGACTCCGTTTGCCGAATGGATAAAATCTCTCGGCGGCAACGAAGATGAATTGAAAAAACATCTCATTCCAAAAGGCAACTGGAATGTGAATAATTACGATGAGTTCTTGGTCGCGAGGAAGAAGCTTATTGAAGGCCGTTTTCAATACTGA
- a CDS encoding thiamine pyrophosphate-binding protein produces MDITVGELVVRYLQKLGVTHVFGIPGAHILPVFDKLYDSDIKTILTKHEQGAAFMASGYARCSGKIGVCIATTGPGATNLVTGIANAFMNGTPVLAITGETPTYSFGKGALQESSGEGTAVNQNYIFRGVTKYHKLVQRIDYLPHVLRSATSALYAAVPGPVLLSFPYNVLREKVDADILEDIETGKSRSSAEDCAIPLEGILDLVRKAEYPVVIAGYGGVSSLAEGEISNFCARLNIPVTTSLKARGVISETNDLSLGVLGITSKELAYRYLTEKADLLIFLGVSFGERTSYNWKPALLNGKKIIQVDINPAQLEKTFEADLAICCDIKKVLNKLEEALKANPIEPKDTSYLPYYRDQYSHSTLNDEDFSLISYFLAGLHEHLNGNAVIFDDNIIYMQHYVNLTKNRCYFPNSGISSLGHAVPAAIGAKLSASKPTLAILGDGGFQMCCMELMTAVNYQIPVTVILLNNSSLGLVRKNQYYNYNGRYIACDFINPDYACLARAFGINYGRVASNSEADMVIEQTDFLNGINLIEVMMNKDGFPTYSSGR; encoded by the coding sequence ATGGATATTACAGTTGGTGAACTGGTTGTTCGCTATTTGCAAAAACTGGGTGTCACGCATGTATTCGGAATCCCGGGAGCCCATATCCTGCCCGTATTTGATAAACTCTATGACTCCGATATCAAGACCATATTGACGAAACATGAGCAGGGCGCAGCTTTTATGGCCAGCGGTTATGCGCGGTGCTCGGGCAAAATAGGCGTCTGTATCGCCACCACCGGCCCCGGAGCCACAAATCTGGTAACCGGGATAGCCAACGCCTTCATGAACGGCACGCCTGTCCTGGCTATTACCGGAGAGACCCCCACCTATTCATTCGGCAAAGGGGCCTTACAGGAAAGTTCAGGCGAAGGCACTGCCGTTAATCAAAATTATATATTTAGAGGAGTCACAAAATATCATAAGCTCGTCCAGCGAATCGACTACTTACCGCATGTCTTGAGATCCGCTACCAGCGCCCTTTATGCTGCTGTACCCGGCCCGGTCCTGTTGAGCTTTCCTTACAACGTCCTTCGTGAAAAGGTAGATGCCGATATCCTCGAAGATATAGAAACCGGCAAAAGCAGGAGTTCGGCCGAAGACTGTGCCATTCCCTTAGAGGGCATATTGGATTTGGTGAGGAAGGCAGAATACCCCGTTGTTATCGCCGGTTACGGCGGTGTGTCTTCCCTGGCCGAAGGAGAAATATCTAATTTTTGTGCCCGGCTAAACATTCCCGTCACTACCAGCCTCAAGGCGCGGGGGGTCATTTCAGAGACTAACGATTTATCTTTGGGCGTCCTGGGCATCACGTCTAAAGAATTGGCTTATCGTTATCTAACCGAGAAAGCTGACCTTCTTATCTTTCTTGGGGTCAGTTTCGGAGAAAGGACGAGCTACAACTGGAAGCCTGCTCTATTAAACGGGAAGAAGATTATCCAGGTGGACATCAATCCAGCCCAACTGGAAAAAACCTTTGAAGCCGATCTGGCTATTTGCTGCGACATAAAGAAAGTGTTAAATAAATTGGAAGAAGCCCTTAAGGCCAACCCCATAGAACCTAAGGATACCTCTTATCTCCCCTATTACCGGGACCAATACAGCCACTCTACGCTGAATGATGAGGATTTTTCATTGATCAGCTACTTCCTTGCCGGACTCCACGAACATCTGAACGGTAATGCTGTTATCTTTGACGATAACATAATATACATGCAGCATTACGTTAACCTTACAAAAAACCGGTGTTACTTCCCAAATTCAGGCATTTCATCTCTAGGGCACGCGGTCCCGGCGGCTATAGGAGCCAAACTCAGCGCCTCCAAACCAACCCTCGCCATTCTGGGTGACGGCGGATTCCAGATGTGTTGCATGGAGCTTATGACCGCGGTTAATTATCAGATACCGGTCACAGTCATTCTTCTTAATAACTCATCTCTGGGCCTGGTCAGGAAAAATCAATACTATAACTATAACGGCCGGTACATAGCCTGTGACTTCATAAATCCTGATTATGCCTGCCTGGCCAGGGCCTTCGGCATTAATTACGGACGTGTGGCCTCAAACAGTGAGGCCGATATGGTCATTGAACAGACAGATTTTCTAAATGGAATTAACCTCATCGAAGTCATGATGAACAAGGATGGATTCCCTACGTACTCGTCGGGAAGATAG
- a CDS encoding glycosyltransferase — protein sequence MKKKTLPLPSLHIIAYSDSDPIVERRPLWGDYWLKEYLTGEFKKLNYPLTRMSPGVLLHLFGKPLESLPKGIHKILWHHSHPDWITPQILSQYHKIYCVSRPFIGKLKQMGFEAEWLMIPTQARPVRCPKIYDIVFVGNARRDGARRAIQELADSPYHIKVWGTGWNSLIPDKWLAGSYYANQEINKLYAAAKIVVNDHHEDMRREGFINPRILDVLASGSLVISDYVTGMEDIFEDSIPVYRSPDELRSLVKKYLCDNAARKKLIEKGRQIAVKFSYSKAAVPIVKHIEDNVLSEVQGIRIKGS from the coding sequence ATGAAAAAAAAGACCTTACCCCTTCCATCTCTCCATATCATAGCCTACTCGGATTCTGACCCCATCGTGGAGCGAAGACCGTTGTGGGGAGATTACTGGTTAAAGGAGTATCTGACCGGCGAATTCAAAAAATTAAATTATCCCTTAACCCGGATGAGCCCGGGGGTGTTACTACACCTCTTTGGAAAACCTCTTGAATCCTTACCGAAGGGCATCCATAAAATCCTCTGGCACCACAGCCATCCCGACTGGATCACTCCCCAAATTCTTTCTCAATACCACAAAATATATTGCGTCTCCAGACCTTTTATAGGCAAATTAAAACAAATGGGATTTGAGGCGGAATGGTTGATGATTCCCACCCAGGCCCGGCCTGTCCGATGTCCCAAGATATACGACATTGTCTTTGTCGGCAACGCACGCCGGGACGGCGCCAGGCGGGCCATTCAAGAGCTTGCCGATAGCCCCTACCATATCAAGGTCTGGGGAACAGGTTGGAATAGTCTTATCCCTGATAAGTGGCTGGCCGGCAGCTATTATGCAAACCAGGAGATTAATAAACTGTATGCGGCCGCAAAGATAGTGGTAAACGACCACCATGAAGACATGCGCCGTGAAGGCTTCATAAATCCGCGCATCCTGGATGTGCTGGCCAGCGGCAGTCTGGTTATTTCAGACTACGTCACCGGGATGGAGGATATATTCGAAGATTCCATCCCTGTTTACCGCTCCCCGGATGAGCTAAGGTCATTGGTAAAAAAATATCTATGCGATAATGCGGCCCGAAAGAAATTGATAGAAAAAGGCCGGCAAATAGCTGTAAAATTTTCTTATAGCAAGGCCGCAGTACCTATTGTCAAACACATAGAAGATAATGTACTATCCGAAGTACAGGGAATCCGCATAAAGGGCAGTTGA